AAAAGCCTGTACTTGTGCAGGCTTTTTTATGCCTGCATTAACCCACTCGCGCACTTGTTTTTGTTGAAATTTTTTTTTTGATAGTGAAATCGATAATTTAAGGTATAGAATGGAAGGCAAATGAAAATTTACTGTGTTTTATATGAAGGGCGTTCTAATGACACTGAGTGTATGGTTAACTTTTTTAGTAGCAACCAGTTTGTTTAGTATGGTACCAGGGGCTGGGATGATATCCACGGTGAGTAATGCCCTTAATGGAGGCGTGCGCCGTGCTGCCATTAATTTAATTGGCTTACAGTTAGCGATTATTGTGCACTTGTCTGTTGTGGTTATCGGTCTTGGCGCTTTATTTTCCTCTTCACCCATTGCCTTTGATTTATTAAAATATATGGGGGCTGCATATTTAGGGTACTTAGGGATACAGCGATTTTTGACAGCGGTTACGGTACAAGATGAAATGCCATTAGCGAGCGCTAAAGTAAATTATTGGCAATTAATAAGAGAAGGTTTTTTTATTAATTTAATGAATCCTAAATCAGTTATTTTTTTAACGGCTTTTTTACCTTCTTTTTTAAATATGAATATGCCATTAAACACGCAGTATCTAATACTGGGTGTAACCGTGGTAGTGATGGATGTTGTGGTGATGTTAAATTATGCCTATTTAGCTAATATATGCCGTAAATATTTAATTAATGAACGATTTTTATTGATGCAAAATCGTGTGTTTGGTGTTCTTTTTATTTTAATGGGTATTTTTTTAGTCGCATTAAAGCATTAAAGACCACCTATAAGGTGGTCTTTCATTAATCTATTAATTACATCGCTTGACGGAATATTTCGATAATTTCTTCATTAGATGCTTGTACTGGGTTAGTAAAACCACATACGTCTTTTAATGCATTGCTACTGAGTACATCAAAGTCACTTTCTTGCACGCCAAGTTCGCTAAGACCCGTTGGGATATTAACATCTTTTGATAATTTTCTGATAGCCTGAAGCGCTGCTTCGGCGCCTTGCTGAGGGGATAGTTGACTCACATCAACCCCCATGGCTTGTGCCACATCTCTTAAACGCTCAGGTACAACACGGGCATTAAAGCTTTGTACATGTGGCAGTAATACTGCATTACAAACACCATGTGGCAGATCATAAAATCCACCTAACTGATGCGCCATGGCATGTACATAACCAAGTGATGCATTATTAAATGCCATACCCGCCATAAATTGTGCATACGCCATTTTCTCACGCGCTTCAATATTCTGGCCATCGTTGACCGCTGTACGTAAGTGTTTCTCTATCATTTCAATTGCTTTTATTGCTACGGCATCTGTTAATGGCGTTGCAATGGTTGATACATAAGCTTCGATTGCATGTGTTAACGCATCCATACCCGTAGCCGCCGTTAATGCAGCAGGTTTATTTACCATTAATTCAGGATCGTTTACAGAGATAAGTGGCGTAACATGTTTATCAACAATGGCCATTTTAATATGCGTTACTTCATCGGTAATAATACAAAAACGTGTTATTTCAGAAGCCGTTCCTGCTGTGGTATTAATTGAAATAAGAGGCAGTTGAGGTTTAGGCGATTTATCAAGACCTTCATAATCTGAAATTGTTCCTCCATTACTGGCAAGCAAAGCAATCCCTTTAGCGCAATCATGAGGAGAGCCACCACCGAGAGAGATCACAAAATCACAGTTATTTTCTTTAAGCATTTTCAAACCATCTTCAACATTTTTAATGGTTGGATTCGGGTTTGTGCCATCAAAAATAACCGTTTTCACATTTTTTTCAGTTAATAGGTCAGCAACTTTTTTTATCATACCTATTTTATTGAGGACTTTATCACTCACAATTAAGCCTTTTTTAAAGCCTTGTGCCTGAATAGTCGATACCGCTTCTTTTAAGCAACCTGCACCCATTAAATTGATACTTGGCATGAAAAATACTGAACTCATAAAGGTAATTCCTTGTTTATAGTAATAAATTTTAGATGACGAGTGTATGTGTGGCGGGGTTGAAATAACGTGATTTAGAGCATGCCACATAAAATACCGCTTTTTTTTTATGGTTACTCACAAAATGTGTGGTTTTTTTTGACTCTGCCCTAAGGGTAGGATGTATTGTTTTTTTGTTGGTTTTAGACTTACAAAAGTAAGGTGAAGGACATCACTGCGCGAGCGTGATTTATGTGTTTCATTATTTGTATGTGTAAAATAAACAGCGTAAATAGTGAGTAGTACGAGGCTTTAAATAATTAACTTTTGTATTAACACGTAAGTTTTACGCTTTACTTAAAAACAGATATAAAGGCTATTTTATGCAAAAATTAAAACGATTTATTCTCTCTTTCTCTTTTTTTAGTCTGGCAATGTCAAGCATGGCGGCGCAGAGCATAGAGATGCAAGTTTATAAATCCCCCCATTGTGGTTGTTGTAGTGCTTGGGTTACGAAAATGCAAGAGGCAGGGTTTAGTGTCACTGTGATAGATCAAAATAATAATAATAAACTACGTCAGCAAAAACATATCCCGAATCAATTAGCGTCGTGCCATACGGCTTTAGTAGAAGGCTATGCCATTGAAGGACATGTGCCGAGTGCAGATATTGCGCGTTTATTAAAAGAGAAACCAAGCATTGCAGGTTTAGCAGTGCCGGGAATGCCAGCCTCAGCGCCAGGTATGGATATACCTGGAGATACAACGCCTTATCAGGTGGTTGCCTTTAAAAAAGAGGGGGATATGTCTGTTTATAACCGTTATTAATGGAAGATGACTTTGCTTTTTTGCGTTTAAAGTAAACGGGCAAAGTCATTGGAATGTATTAAAGGTTTAAACGATTACGTTTTTTTCGTTTAGACCATTTTTTGACAATATTTAAGCGCCATAAAAGGCGCACTGTAATATAGCCCATTAACGCACAACTCGCGCCTAAGATTAAACAGCCCACAATTAATGCGGGGGCGATTGTGCCCAAGGCCGACAGTAACCATTCAAAAGACAGTGTAAAATGAAAGTCCATCACCGGTTGCTGTAAAATCATTGCCCCTAAACGATATGCGCCATAAAAAAGAGGGGGCATAGTGATGGGATTTGATAGCCAAACGAGAGCGACTGACAGTGGTAAATTAACTGAAAACATAATGGCTATTATGGCAGCGACAAGCATTTGAAAAGGGATGGGCATCCAAGCACAAAACAAACCAATGGCAACGGCGCCGGCAGCACTGCGACGGTTCAAAATCCACAAGTTTTGGTTGTGTAAGGTTTTACCTAAGTATTTTAGCTGAGGGTGTTTTTTTAGGGTCTCTGGCTCAGGGATAAAACGTTGAATTAATTTTTTGGACATATAATTAAGATCTGTTATCAATGAAATAGGAAATGTGATCATCCATGCGTCTTACTTTGTTGCTATTAATCACGGTGTTTATATCAACTATTTTTTGGCCTGAATTATTAAGCGGAGGCCATTTACTTTTTTGTGTGCTACTGACATTCATTTTTCTGAGCACTGCGCATCTGCGCGTGTTTGCACTTATCCCTTTCGCATTAATATATTTTAATATTTATGCGCTTCTAACATTAACAGGGCAACCCTTTATATTTACAGGTGGGCACCAAGGCGCTTTATCACAACGCTTAAACGATAAACAAGACCATAACATAGTTGTTCGTGTTAATTCACTAATTAGTCAGAAAAATCAAGGATATTTTCGGGCTACGTTACTTGAAATCGACGCTAAACCCCTGTCTTTTTCGCCTCAATTAGAAATGCGCTGGTATAAACCGACCTTAAAAATACAAGCTGGTGAAGTACACCGTTTTCAAGGGCGCCTTAAAACACTTAATAAGCGTTTAAACCCAGGGACATTTGATCGACAAAAATGGCAATATTCACATCATATTGCTTATCAATTTTCAATAAAAAAACATTTATCAGTACAATCAACAGATCTATCTTTACGTGGAAAACTATATCAAAGCATGCAGGGTTTGACGCAAGGTTATCGTTATCAAGGTGTTATTTTAGCGCTTTCCTTTGCAGATAAAAGTTTATTGAGTGTGATACAAAAAGAGCAAATAAGAGAATGGGGGGTAGCACATCTTTTTGTGATTTCAGGATTACATATCGGGTTATTGTTTAGTGCTGTCTTTTTTATGATGTCGCGTTTTCATGTGTTTTTACTCGGTTGGGCGCATTGGCATGTGGCAAGCGTACTGGCACTGAGCGTCGCTTGCTTTTATGCATATTTAGCGGGTTTTTCTTTGCCAACGCAGCGCGCTTTATTGTTACTCTTTTTAAGTGTTGGCATTTTATCAATGCGTCGACAGTGCTCTTTATTGGATATTGTGCCTTTATTGTTATGCATTTTATTGATAAACGATCCGCTTGCGGTATTGAGTATGAGTTTATGGTTATCTTATGGTGCTATCTGTATTATTTTTCTATTTTGTTGGCGTTTTCCTGCGTATTTTAAAAGGCCAAAAAAATCTGGTGTCTTGCGCCGGGTTGGGCATTACTTTAAATTGTTACTCGGCGTGCAGTTTGCCATCACAGCGTTAATGATCCCCTTACAAATACATTATTTTTCAGCGTTAAGTGTAGGAGGGATGCTGATGAATTTATTTGCGATCCCTGTTTTTTCATTGTGCGTGATCCCACTGATACTGCTAGCTTTGTTTTGTAGTTTAGGATCGATACCGGTTGCGACTGTCTTGATATCTGTCGTTGATACGTTATTGGGTTATTTCTTTTTTTTATTAGACAATCTGCCTGCCTACTATTTTTACTTTTCTGCACAGCAATCGGCAATGATTTTATCGCTGTTTACACTTTTTTTTGTTAGTTGGGTGATAACGTGGCACGGTGTTTACGCCCTCACTGCACGCTTTGTCGTTTGCAGTTTATTGATCTTGATGATCTCTGACTATCTGCAAAAAAAACAAGATGCACAAACGTGGTATGTCGAAGTTATTGATGTAGGACAAGGCTTATCGGTACTGATCCGCACCAGAGATCAACATCTACTTTATGATACTGGCGCACGTTATCGCTCGGGTTTTAGTATGGCTAAAAGCGAAGTTTTACCTTATTTACGCCATGTCGGAGTGACATCTTTAGCGTATCTCGTCATCAGTCACAGTGATAACGATCATGCGGGAGGGGCTGAGATAATTAATACGGCGCTACGCCCTAAAGTGATAAAATTAGGGGAGCCCTTACGAAAATTACACTTTATGCAGGCGCAATATTGTCAGGCAGGGCAACAGTGGCGATTAGGGCATTTAACGGTGAGTGTGTTATCGCCCTTTGAGCGCCTAAAAAATAGTAACAATAATTCGTGTGTGTTACGTATATCAGATGGAAAACGAGCTGTTTTACTCAGTGGTGATATTAATAAGAAACAAGAAGCGCTTATCGTACAACGCTTTGCATCGCAATTAAGTAGTCAGATATTAATTGCGCCCCATCATGGTAGTAAATCATCCTCGAGCTCACTTTGGATAGCGAATGTTGATCCAAAATGGGTGGTATTTAGTACAGGAACGATGAATCATTGGGGTTTTCCTGCTCAAGAGGTGAGCGATCGCTATACAAAACAGTCTGTTATTGTTGTTAATAGTGGCAAAAATGGATTTATTCGCTTTAAAATTAATCGACAGGGTATTAAGATGCAAACAATTAGAGAAGATCTTGCTGCTTATTGGTATCATCTTTCTTCTTTTCGATAATCAATTTCTCTTGGTGTGTGCATGGATAATAATTTAGACAGTGGTTGGCCCGTACTTAAACGTTTAATTGGGTACGTAAAAAGCTATAAGTTAGCACTCTTTGTCGCAATCATCGGCATGGTGGGTTATGCTGCGGTAGATACCGCGCTTATTTGGTCATTACAACCCTTATTAGATAATGGCTTCTCAGGGCGAGATCCGAGTATTTTAAAAATGATGCCCTATTTTGTGGTGATTGTGATCGCCTTTCGTGGCCTGTTTGCTTTTTTAAGCTCTTATTGCATGGCTTGGGTGGGTAATAATGTGGTCATGACATTACAACAACAATTATTTAGTCAGTTAATGGCGCTACCTATTAGCTTTTTTGATAAAACCAATACGGGTGATTTGATCTCTAAAATCACTTATGATGCCAATCAGGTGTCTAATGCAGCCAGTAATGCATTGGTTAAAATTTTCCGTGAAGGGGCTTTGTTGATAGGCCTTATTGTTATGATGTTCTATCAAAGTTGGCAATTGTCGTTAGTATTTTTTGTTATCGCCCCGATTGTCGGGATAGCTATCAGTATTGTGAGTAAACGCTTTAGAAAAATAGGCCGTGGCATACAAGATGCAATGGGGCTTATTACGACCTCGTCTGAGCAAATGCTCAAAGGTCATAAAGAAGTTTTGATGTTTGGTGGACAAAAAGTAGAAGCGAGTAAATTTGCAAAGGTGAGCAATTCTGTGCGTCAGCAAAATATGAAAATGGTGAGTGCTAATGCTATCAGTGTTCCTATTATTCAGACGATTGCTTCTTTTGCTTTAGCCTTCGTGCTTTTTCTTGCTACCTATCCTGAGATCATGGACTCGCTCTCTGCCGGTAAGTTTGTGGTGATCATCAGCGCCATGCTGGGATTGATGAAACCGATAAAAAATATTACACAAGTTAATAATGAAATTCAACGAGGCATATCTGCGAGTCGCAGTTTGTTTGCAATATTAGATACGTTAGCTGCTAAAGATGAAGGCACTAAAGTCTTGACGCGTGCTAAAGGCGATATTGAACTTAAGAATGTTATATTTACTTACCCAAGTGCGGAAAAACCTGCGTTAAAAGGAATTTCGTTTAAGCTTCAGGCGGGGCAGACCTTTGCCTTAGTTGGGCGATCTGGTTCGGGAAAATCGACCATAGCGAACTTACTGACACGATTTTATGATGTAAACAGTGGCCAAGTTTGTTTAGATGGTGAAAATATTGAAAATTATACCTTAGCGTCACTGCGCGATCAGGTCGCGGTAGTTTCACAAAGTGTGCATCTCTTTAATGACACCATTGCCAATAATATTGCCTATGCGGTTGCTGATAAATACAGTCGAGACGATATTATTAAGGCTG
The sequence above is a segment of the Psychromonas sp. CNPT3 genome. Coding sequences within it:
- a CDS encoding LysE family transporter, whose translation is MTLSVWLTFLVATSLFSMVPGAGMISTVSNALNGGVRRAAINLIGLQLAIIVHLSVVVIGLGALFSSSPIAFDLLKYMGAAYLGYLGIQRFLTAVTVQDEMPLASAKVNYWQLIREGFFINLMNPKSVIFLTAFLPSFLNMNMPLNTQYLILGVTVVVMDVVVMLNYAYLANICRKYLINERFLLMQNRVFGVLFILMGIFLVALKH
- the yiaY gene encoding L-threonine dehydrogenase, with product MSSVFFMPSINLMGAGCLKEAVSTIQAQGFKKGLIVSDKVLNKIGMIKKVADLLTEKNVKTVIFDGTNPNPTIKNVEDGLKMLKENNCDFVISLGGGSPHDCAKGIALLASNGGTISDYEGLDKSPKPQLPLISINTTAGTASEITRFCIITDEVTHIKMAIVDKHVTPLISVNDPELMVNKPAALTAATGMDALTHAIEAYVSTIATPLTDAVAIKAIEMIEKHLRTAVNDGQNIEAREKMAYAQFMAGMAFNNASLGYVHAMAHQLGGFYDLPHGVCNAVLLPHVQSFNARVVPERLRDVAQAMGVDVSQLSPQQGAEAALQAIRKLSKDVNIPTGLSELGVQESDFDVLSSNALKDVCGFTNPVQASNEEIIEIFRQAM
- a CDS encoding DNA internalization-related competence protein ComEC/Rec2; the encoded protein is MRLTLLLLITVFISTIFWPELLSGGHLLFCVLLTFIFLSTAHLRVFALIPFALIYFNIYALLTLTGQPFIFTGGHQGALSQRLNDKQDHNIVVRVNSLISQKNQGYFRATLLEIDAKPLSFSPQLEMRWYKPTLKIQAGEVHRFQGRLKTLNKRLNPGTFDRQKWQYSHHIAYQFSIKKHLSVQSTDLSLRGKLYQSMQGLTQGYRYQGVILALSFADKSLLSVIQKEQIREWGVAHLFVISGLHIGLLFSAVFFMMSRFHVFLLGWAHWHVASVLALSVACFYAYLAGFSLPTQRALLLLFLSVGILSMRRQCSLLDIVPLLLCILLINDPLAVLSMSLWLSYGAICIIFLFCWRFPAYFKRPKKSGVLRRVGHYFKLLLGVQFAITALMIPLQIHYFSALSVGGMLMNLFAIPVFSLCVIPLILLALFCSLGSIPVATVLISVVDTLLGYFFFLLDNLPAYYFYFSAQQSAMILSLFTLFFVSWVITWHGVYALTARFVVCSLLILMISDYLQKKQDAQTWYVEVIDVGQGLSVLIRTRDQHLLYDTGARYRSGFSMAKSEVLPYLRHVGVTSLAYLVISHSDNDHAGGAEIINTALRPKVIKLGEPLRKLHFMQAQYCQAGQQWRLGHLTVSVLSPFERLKNSNNNSCVLRISDGKRAVLLSGDINKKQEALIVQRFASQLSSQILIAPHHGSKSSSSSLWIANVDPKWVVFSTGTMNHWGFPAQEVSDRYTKQSVIVVNSGKNGFIRFKINRQGIKMQTIREDLAAYWYHLSSFR
- a CDS encoding DUF2062 domain-containing protein; the protein is MITFPISLITDLNYMSKKLIQRFIPEPETLKKHPQLKYLGKTLHNQNLWILNRRSAAGAVAIGLFCAWMPIPFQMLVAAIIAIMFSVNLPLSVALVWLSNPITMPPLFYGAYRLGAMILQQPVMDFHFTLSFEWLLSALGTIAPALIVGCLILGASCALMGYITVRLLWRLNIVKKWSKRKKRNRLNL
- the msbA gene encoding lipid A ABC transporter ATP-binding protein/permease MsbA, which gives rise to MDNNLDSGWPVLKRLIGYVKSYKLALFVAIIGMVGYAAVDTALIWSLQPLLDNGFSGRDPSILKMMPYFVVIVIAFRGLFAFLSSYCMAWVGNNVVMTLQQQLFSQLMALPISFFDKTNTGDLISKITYDANQVSNAASNALVKIFREGALLIGLIVMMFYQSWQLSLVFFVIAPIVGIAISIVSKRFRKIGRGIQDAMGLITTSSEQMLKGHKEVLMFGGQKVEASKFAKVSNSVRQQNMKMVSANAISVPIIQTIASFALAFVLFLATYPEIMDSLSAGKFVVIISAMLGLMKPIKNITQVNNEIQRGISASRSLFAILDTLAAKDEGTKVLTRAKGDIELKNVIFTYPSAEKPALKGISFKLQAGQTFALVGRSGSGKSTIANLLTRFYDVNSGQVCLDGENIENYTLASLRDQVAVVSQSVHLFNDTIANNIAYAVADKYSRDDIIKAATTANAMEFINGFTEGLDTVVGENGALLSGGQRQRIAIARALLRDAPILILDEATSALDTESERHIQSALEELQKNRTSIVIAHRLSTIEKADKILVIDNGEVVESGTHQELLDKKAIYHSLNTLQSSGAL
- a CDS encoding DUF411 domain-containing protein, whose translation is MQKLKRFILSFSFFSLAMSSMAAQSIEMQVYKSPHCGCCSAWVTKMQEAGFSVTVIDQNNNNKLRQQKHIPNQLASCHTALVEGYAIEGHVPSADIARLLKEKPSIAGLAVPGMPASAPGMDIPGDTTPYQVVAFKKEGDMSVYNRY